In one window of Legionella fallonii LLAP-10 DNA:
- a CDS encoding phosphatase PAP2 family protein, which translates to MTDNKKSFCITLSLIALGVILSAICYYWIDKPLALWANAEHFSSKDSWLRFLTYIKTPIFSGVLLIYIICILRAYLFARLTKGDRDALFIGNSVVFSYLLQNKLHNIFGRDWPNTWVHHNPSLLGTGDYGFHFFHSGDAFESFPSGHTTVVVALCAAIWVLYPKLRILSVLGISSIVIGLVGMDYHFVGDCVAGFFIAVTTVNILTYLRTLP; encoded by the coding sequence GTGACGGATAACAAAAAATCTTTTTGTATCACCTTATCGTTGATTGCTCTGGGAGTAATTCTATCCGCCATATGTTATTACTGGATAGATAAACCTTTAGCGCTCTGGGCTAACGCAGAACATTTTTCTTCTAAAGACAGCTGGTTACGCTTTCTAACTTATATCAAAACGCCCATTTTTTCAGGGGTTCTTTTAATATACATCATCTGCATATTAAGAGCCTATCTCTTTGCTCGGCTGACTAAGGGAGACAGGGATGCTCTTTTTATCGGTAACAGTGTTGTTTTTTCCTATCTCCTGCAAAATAAATTACATAATATTTTTGGTCGTGATTGGCCTAATACATGGGTTCATCATAACCCATCCCTGCTTGGAACAGGGGATTATGGCTTTCATTTTTTTCATTCGGGAGATGCCTTCGAGTCTTTTCCCTCAGGGCATACCACAGTAGTTGTCGCATTATGCGCAGCAATTTGGGTACTTTATCCCAAGTTAAGAATTTTATCTGTTCTTGGGATATCGAGTATTGTTATTGGTTTAGTGGGCATGGATTATCACTTCGTAGGTGATTGTGTTGCTGGCTTTTTCATCGCGGTAACTACAGTTAACATTCTAACTTATTTGAGAACTTTGCCTTAA
- a CDS encoding serine hydrolase: MLVKRLGFSLVMAFSSLTYAAVPACSIIEKQNVKTLPLEEITDYVNSFVFQQSGVPGLMIGIISGDERAVISCGETVRGNNKRPQMDTIWSIGSVSKVFTTQMLAELVNRGGVRLNTTIDELIGEPAKQGTPITLLDLATHTSGFPRMLPTIPDNDDYQVNTPYAMEDFLRWYQNFNLQFKPGSHYQYSNVGFGILGQLLAKKMDTDYGSLLATLISKPLGLKDTTITLSKEQKEREVASYWVNDDLIKKDWDMGFEVPSGGIYSSMEDMLKFTEYQLGKIANSQQNNQIAHASYIYQYQLDNPLGLGSDAMALGWNVYYPSRGIPLQLEKNGWVNGVNTYVQLTPTQHIGLVSLTNKPFLTINSDLKSIVGMIISAQKK, from the coding sequence ATGCTTGTTAAACGCTTAGGATTTAGCCTGGTTATGGCTTTTTCTTCTCTCACATATGCTGCTGTTCCTGCATGTAGCATTATTGAAAAACAAAATGTTAAAACTTTACCTCTTGAAGAGATTACCGATTATGTGAATTCATTTGTTTTTCAACAAAGCGGGGTTCCTGGATTAATGATAGGTATTATTTCGGGTGATGAACGAGCAGTTATTAGTTGCGGTGAAACGGTTAGAGGAAATAATAAAAGACCTCAAATGGACACTATTTGGTCCATAGGTTCGGTATCGAAAGTATTTACTACTCAGATGTTAGCGGAGTTGGTCAATAGAGGGGGAGTTCGCTTAAATACTACAATCGATGAGTTGATAGGGGAACCGGCCAAACAGGGTACGCCTATTACTTTGTTGGATTTAGCAACACATACTTCCGGTTTTCCAAGAATGTTACCGACTATACCAGATAATGATGATTATCAAGTGAATACTCCCTACGCTATGGAGGATTTTTTAAGATGGTATCAGAATTTTAACCTCCAATTTAAACCCGGTAGCCATTATCAGTACTCCAATGTAGGTTTCGGGATATTAGGTCAATTATTGGCAAAAAAAATGGATACCGATTATGGCAGTTTATTAGCAACGCTGATTAGTAAGCCTTTAGGGTTGAAAGATACCACGATCACCTTATCCAAAGAACAGAAAGAGCGTGAGGTTGCAAGTTATTGGGTGAATGATGATTTAATCAAAAAAGACTGGGATATGGGATTTGAAGTGCCTAGCGGCGGTATTTATTCATCTATGGAAGACATGTTGAAATTTACGGAGTACCAATTAGGGAAAATCGCCAATTCACAACAGAACAATCAGATAGCTCATGCTAGTTATATATACCAGTACCAACTTGATAATCCACTCGGTTTGGGTAGTGATGCGATGGCTTTAGGATGGAATGTTTATTATCCATCACGAGGCATTCCCTTGCAATTAGAGAAGAATGGTTGGGTCAACGGAGTGAATACCTATGTGCAATTAACACCAACACAGCATATTGGTTTGGTCTCTTTAACCAATAAACCTTTTTTAACGATTAATTCTGATCTTAAAAGCATTGTGGGGATGATTATTTCCGCGCAGAAGAAGTAA
- a CDS encoding DUF488 domain-containing protein, giving the protein MAHTDIRICRVYSPPVHKEGVWLLVDRLWPRGIKKESIDFDLWLKDITPSPELRKWFNHEPEKWADFACSYIKELQHKPELIKQVQEMAKNSPVTLFYAAKDTQHTHALVLQAMLRSWPDLPDIALFSAS; this is encoded by the coding sequence ATGGCACACACTGATATTCGTATTTGTAGGGTTTATAGCCCTCCTGTACATAAAGAGGGGGTGTGGCTCCTCGTTGACAGACTATGGCCACGAGGTATTAAAAAAGAAAGTATTGATTTTGATTTGTGGTTAAAAGACATTACTCCTAGCCCTGAATTACGTAAATGGTTTAATCATGAACCAGAGAAATGGGCTGATTTTGCGTGCTCTTACATCAAGGAATTACAGCATAAACCGGAGTTAATCAAACAGGTTCAGGAAATGGCTAAAAACTCTCCTGTCACTTTATTTTATGCCGCGAAAGATACGCAACATACTCATGCTTTGGTTCTTCAGGCTATGTTACGTTCTTGGCCTGATCTTCCTGACATAGCATTATTCTCTGCATCATAG
- the tehB gene encoding SAM-dependent methyltransferase TehB, producing the protein MFAKYDDLVCYKQTAIESHGKLQFFLEKHSTKEGTWGCLRLHEGIIDFIFLNGSGQELSRARLDKNNPELLIPPASWHKITPVNEPFSAQLEFYCKPHRYFSKKYSLGAVHSDLLYIYQTYLCDQGQLTVLDVGCGSGRNLLFLAAAGHSITGIDINESAIENINEIIQKEDLSYANTVVHDLNQPLILKKEQYNFVFSTVSLQFLKAQRIPSLLHELQGATTKNGVHLMVFPIRSELYSLPTSFTYLPNKEELYHYYQDSGWSILEYKESAGLLHKLDEWGKPVQGLFAHLLAQKIF; encoded by the coding sequence ATGTTTGCAAAATATGATGATTTAGTTTGTTATAAACAAACTGCAATAGAAAGCCATGGCAAGCTTCAGTTCTTTCTTGAAAAACATAGTACTAAAGAAGGAACCTGGGGTTGTTTACGATTGCATGAGGGGATAATAGATTTTATTTTTCTTAATGGTTCTGGACAGGAGCTTTCACGTGCTCGCCTTGATAAAAATAATCCTGAATTACTGATTCCGCCAGCTTCGTGGCATAAAATTACTCCCGTTAATGAGCCATTTAGTGCGCAACTAGAGTTTTATTGTAAGCCTCATCGTTATTTCAGTAAAAAATATAGTCTAGGTGCTGTTCACAGTGATCTTCTCTATATTTATCAGACTTATTTATGTGATCAAGGCCAATTAACTGTATTGGATGTTGGCTGTGGTTCTGGAAGAAATCTTTTGTTTTTGGCTGCGGCAGGTCATTCCATAACAGGGATTGATATCAATGAGTCAGCGATTGAAAATATTAACGAGATCATTCAAAAGGAGGATTTATCTTATGCGAATACAGTAGTTCATGATTTAAATCAACCTTTAATCCTTAAAAAGGAACAGTATAATTTTGTATTTTCAACAGTCAGCTTACAATTTCTAAAAGCTCAACGGATCCCTTCTTTATTGCATGAGTTGCAGGGGGCAACAACGAAGAACGGAGTACATCTTATGGTCTTTCCCATACGTTCTGAATTATATTCTTTACCTACATCGTTTACTTATTTACCGAACAAAGAAGAGCTGTATCATTATTATCAGGACAGTGGTTGGTCCATTCTTGAATATAAAGAGTCTGCAGGACTACTTCATAAACTGGATGAATGGGGAAAGCCTGTACAGGGGCTATTTGCTCATCTATTAGCACAAAAAATATTTTAA
- a CDS encoding FG-GAP repeat domain-containing protein produces MMQRIVPSISIVLLLIGTSYALTDEEYSLLTISNTSSKNAALFQAQSIYPTGKKPLAITLGDFNGDGKTDLAITNSISNTVSILQGDGNGSFIAKSTYATGIHPNAIAIGDFNGDGILDLAIVNKGSNTVSIMLNNGIGAFLPSALYATGSQPESIKIADFNRDKILDLAITNKGSDTVSILSGNGDGTFASQTTFATGKHPHGIAAGDFYKSGSLDLAVTNSGSNTVSILKNNGKNVFKIQATYATGVDPMGIVVGDFNRDGILDLAIVNSDSNTISILLGNSDGTFQPQVTYACGNKPSEIITGDFNKKGILDLAVTNSGSNTVSILIGNGDGTFQKQIIYATGSSPYGIVAGDFNGDEKLDLAITNAANNTVSILLNNR; encoded by the coding sequence ATGATGCAACGCATAGTACCCTCAATAAGCATTGTTCTACTTCTCATAGGAACTTCTTATGCGCTTACTGATGAGGAATACAGCTTACTGACAATCAGTAATACCTCTTCTAAAAACGCAGCCCTTTTTCAAGCACAGTCTATATATCCAACAGGGAAAAAGCCTCTTGCAATCACACTGGGCGATTTTAATGGCGATGGAAAAACGGATCTGGCCATCACCAACTCTATTAGCAATACAGTTTCTATATTACAAGGGGATGGAAACGGCTCTTTTATCGCTAAATCAACTTATGCTACAGGCATTCACCCTAATGCCATAGCAATTGGGGATTTTAATGGAGATGGAATATTAGATTTGGCTATAGTAAACAAAGGCAGCAATACGGTTTCCATAATGCTAAATAATGGTATTGGTGCCTTTCTCCCCTCTGCTCTTTATGCCACTGGCTCACAACCAGAATCAATTAAAATAGCCGACTTCAATAGGGATAAGATATTAGATTTAGCGATTACTAACAAAGGCAGTGATACGGTTTCTATATTATCAGGCAATGGTGACGGAACCTTCGCCTCACAAACTACTTTTGCGACAGGAAAGCATCCTCATGGAATAGCCGCCGGTGATTTTTATAAGAGTGGCTCATTAGATCTGGCGGTGACTAACAGCGGAAGTAATACGGTCTCTATCTTAAAAAATAACGGTAAAAATGTTTTTAAAATACAAGCAACTTATGCTACCGGGGTAGATCCCATGGGAATAGTCGTTGGTGATTTTAATAGGGATGGAATATTGGATCTGGCCATAGTCAATAGTGACAGTAATACGATTTCCATTTTATTGGGTAATAGCGACGGGACGTTCCAACCTCAAGTAACCTATGCCTGTGGAAACAAACCTAGTGAAATTATTACTGGTGATTTTAATAAAAAAGGAATATTAGATTTAGCAGTAACCAATAGTGGCAGCAATACGGTTTCTATTTTAATAGGCAATGGCGACGGCACTTTTCAGAAACAAATTATTTATGCTACTGGATCTAGCCCCTATGGTATTGTAGCCGGTGATTTCAATGGAGACGAAAAATTAGATCTCGCTATTACTAATGCAGCGAATAACACGGTTTCTATACTGCTAAACAATCGGTAA
- a CDS encoding HD domain-containing phosphohydrolase: MKFNSQEEEKLATVMFRILDELLSPNLVCNKNGIILFANKIYSQLVAKKPENKPFWNVYPIQKTIPDYFKKAVEQRSETRSEITINERAFIVRVIPVSNILTHELIYMVYFEDITSQVNLNKQLKIDKESLQKSFFDTILAFSDFVESRDSYTSGHQKRVAALALNIAIKANITDLKCLSAVYYGALIHDIGKIAIPMEYLVTPRLLTANEYEIIKTHVEVGNKIIEHVDFPWDIKSVVYQHHERMDGSGYPNGLKGDEITIPARIVAIADVYEAMSTNRPYRKVMSQEAILKYLEANKGILFDAHYVNCLFQCITELEDVYERSPNFKPFYP, translated from the coding sequence ATGAAATTTAATAGCCAAGAAGAGGAAAAACTTGCTACCGTTATGTTTCGAATCCTTGATGAGTTATTGAGCCCCAATTTGGTCTGCAATAAGAATGGAATAATATTATTTGCAAATAAAATATATAGCCAATTAGTCGCAAAAAAACCAGAAAACAAACCCTTTTGGAACGTTTATCCAATACAAAAAACTATACCGGATTATTTTAAAAAAGCGGTGGAGCAAAGAAGTGAAACTCGTTCAGAAATAACAATTAACGAGAGGGCGTTCATTGTTCGCGTCATTCCAGTAAGTAATATCCTGACTCATGAATTAATTTATATGGTTTATTTTGAAGATATCACATCGCAAGTCAATCTTAATAAACAATTAAAAATCGATAAAGAATCATTACAAAAATCCTTTTTTGATACAATCTTAGCTTTTTCTGACTTTGTAGAGTCCAGAGACTCTTATACCTCTGGGCATCAAAAGCGAGTTGCCGCACTGGCACTGAACATTGCAATTAAGGCAAATATTACTGACCTGAAATGTTTAAGCGCAGTATATTACGGGGCTCTCATACATGATATTGGAAAAATCGCTATACCTATGGAATATCTAGTTACACCAAGGCTCTTAACCGCAAATGAGTATGAAATAATAAAAACCCATGTCGAAGTTGGTAATAAAATAATTGAACATGTGGATTTTCCTTGGGATATTAAATCTGTAGTATATCAACATCATGAGCGTATGGATGGTTCTGGCTATCCCAATGGTCTCAAAGGTGATGAAATCACGATACCAGCACGCATCGTCGCTATTGCAGATGTATATGAAGCAATGTCAACTAATAGGCCTTATCGAAAGGTGATGTCACAAGAAGCCATATTAAAATATTTGGAGGCAAACAAGGGAATATTGTTTGATGCCCATTATGTTAATTGTTTGTTCCAATGTATTACTGAACTAGAAGATGTTTACGAAAGGAGTCCTAATTTTAAACCTTTTTATCCCTAA
- a CDS encoding zinc-dependent alcohol dehydrogenase family protein, whose product MKAFIYNGAGKKAVEERPIPEIINPTDAIIKITKTTICGTDLHILKGDVATCLPGRILGHEGVGVVDKVGKDVTEFQPGDRVLISCITSCSKCEYCRKGMYSHCSNGGWILGNTIDGTQAEYVRIPYADTSLYKIPQGIDEDALVMLSDILPTGFECGVQNGKIQPGSTVAIVGAGPIGLSTLLTAQFYTPSEIIMIDLDNNRLDIAKNLGATAIINASNEEAVAKVMQITNGRGVDTAIEAVGVPASFIMCEDIVAPGGTIANIGVHGVKVDLHLESLWSQNISITTRLVDTVTTPMLLKTVCSKKIDPTLLISHQFKFDNILDAYETFGHAADTHALKVIINVS is encoded by the coding sequence ATGAAAGCATTTATTTATAACGGAGCAGGAAAAAAAGCGGTAGAAGAACGACCTATTCCTGAGATAATAAATCCAACCGATGCCATCATTAAAATTACTAAAACTACAATTTGTGGCACGGATCTCCATATATTGAAAGGTGATGTGGCAACCTGTTTGCCTGGGCGTATTTTAGGGCACGAAGGGGTTGGCGTGGTGGATAAAGTGGGAAAGGATGTCACAGAGTTCCAACCTGGAGATCGTGTCTTAATTTCTTGCATCACTTCATGTAGTAAGTGTGAGTATTGTCGAAAGGGGATGTATTCACATTGCTCCAACGGCGGTTGGATTCTTGGTAATACTATTGATGGAACTCAAGCAGAATATGTTCGCATCCCTTATGCTGATACAAGTCTTTATAAAATTCCTCAAGGAATAGACGAAGATGCACTAGTAATGCTAAGTGACATATTGCCGACAGGGTTTGAGTGTGGGGTACAAAATGGCAAAATACAGCCAGGCAGTACAGTGGCCATAGTTGGTGCTGGCCCAATCGGCTTGTCCACACTACTGACTGCTCAGTTTTATACCCCGTCAGAAATTATTATGATCGATTTAGATAATAATCGTCTAGACATAGCCAAAAACTTAGGTGCAACTGCGATTATAAATGCTAGCAATGAGGAAGCAGTAGCTAAAGTGATGCAGATAACTAATGGACGAGGTGTAGATACCGCTATAGAAGCGGTTGGTGTTCCTGCTTCATTCATTATGTGTGAAGATATTGTGGCTCCGGGTGGTACTATCGCAAATATTGGAGTGCATGGGGTTAAAGTTGATTTACATTTAGAAAGCCTATGGTCTCAAAATATTTCTATAACTACACGACTTGTTGACACCGTGACAACACCTATGCTGTTAAAAACGGTCTGTTCAAAAAAAATTGATCCCACCTTGTTAATTAGCCATCAATTTAAATTTGATAATATACTGGACGCTTATGAAACATTTGGACATGCCGCAGATACTCATGCGCTCAAAGTGATCATTAATGTATCGTGA
- a CDS encoding F0F1 ATP synthase subunit gamma, giving the protein MTKRAQLKDNLHTLEDIGNIMTAMKNLCSIEISKMTKFLSMQDRVMESILEVKNDFFSAYPVMSIPNQEVKPLIYILIGSERGFCGGFNNNILSELERIKEQNPNAVLIIVGRKLALKLNDDSRVVHVLEGPNVLEEIPSVILKVLKALEEVAIQRHLELRSGQWNIIFNEEQQDRIYVTTLQPFKEFFISSVPDFSVPPVLNLSRDLFLAEFIDNYLFAMFHSVFYKSFFVENHQRFFHLNHALDRLDRKKSDLKGHLKLVRQEEITEEIQIIMLSAEALINQK; this is encoded by the coding sequence ATGACGAAACGAGCTCAACTGAAAGATAATCTTCATACTTTAGAAGACATTGGTAATATCATGACGGCCATGAAAAATCTTTGTTCCATTGAAATCAGTAAAATGACTAAGTTTCTTTCTATGCAAGACCGAGTAATGGAAAGCATCTTAGAGGTGAAAAATGATTTTTTTAGTGCTTACCCGGTAATGTCCATACCTAATCAAGAGGTGAAACCTTTAATTTATATTCTTATCGGTTCAGAAAGAGGATTTTGTGGTGGTTTTAATAATAATATTTTAAGCGAATTGGAGCGCATTAAAGAACAAAACCCTAATGCGGTATTAATTATTGTCGGTCGAAAATTAGCATTAAAACTGAATGATGACTCTCGTGTAGTGCACGTTTTAGAAGGTCCTAATGTTCTTGAAGAGATTCCCTCAGTTATTTTAAAAGTATTAAAGGCTTTAGAAGAAGTTGCAATACAACGACATTTAGAATTGCGTTCAGGACAGTGGAATATTATCTTTAATGAGGAACAACAAGATCGAATATACGTGACTACCTTGCAACCCTTTAAAGAGTTTTTTATATCCAGCGTACCCGATTTTTCTGTTCCTCCGGTGCTGAACTTATCCAGAGATCTTTTTTTGGCTGAATTTATTGATAATTATCTTTTTGCAATGTTTCATTCCGTTTTTTATAAATCCTTTTTTGTTGAAAATCATCAAAGATTTTTTCACTTGAATCATGCATTAGATCGCTTAGATCGTAAAAAAAGTGATTTAAAAGGCCATTTAAAATTAGTGCGTCAAGAAGAAATTACGGAAGAAATTCAGATTATTATGTTGAGTGCGGAAGCGCTTATTAATCAAAAATAG
- a CDS encoding F0F1 ATP synthase subunit alpha, with amino-acid sequence MQLPDFSSFLEVQRQQIEHYEFAVRLSEQGEVVSVGDGIIWIRGLPSAAIDEILISQDGHCMAMVFYLTESLVGAILLIQSNELRAGTLIYHFKRSLSIPVGDKLLGRVIDPLGHPIDGYESPQCDEQGLLDILSPSITQRDFVNRPFYTGNKVIDNLIPIGKGQRELIIGDNGLGKSALVLDIIINQRDKNVRCIYVLIGQKRSTISNTIQILKDAKALEYTTVVVAQATALPGLLYLAPFAGCAIAENWMSKGFDTLVVYDDLSAHANSYRELSLLLRRPPGREAFPADIFYLHSRLLERSTCLSAEMGGGSMTALPIIETKEGEIATYIPTNLISITDGQIFFDEKLFSSGFFPAIDITKSVSRVGGKAQNPQIKKEAGRMKLDYMQFLELEIFTRFGAKLEPKMQEQIQKGRILREILKQDRFVPLSIEFQLAWLIAYNDGLFDQLALEDIPTILQKLEYEVNKGDLSLVNQREEWSHALHSWLGLT; translated from the coding sequence TCAGATTATCAGAACAGGGCGAAGTTGTCTCGGTAGGAGACGGTATTATCTGGATCAGAGGTTTACCTTCGGCGGCGATAGATGAAATCCTTATTTCGCAAGACGGCCATTGTATGGCAATGGTTTTCTATCTAACGGAGTCCCTTGTTGGCGCTATTTTATTAATTCAAAGTAATGAATTAAGAGCAGGGACGTTAATATATCATTTTAAACGCTCCTTAAGCATTCCTGTAGGTGATAAACTGTTGGGAAGAGTTATTGATCCCTTGGGACACCCCATAGATGGATATGAATCACCGCAATGCGATGAACAAGGGTTACTTGATATTTTATCGCCATCCATAACCCAGCGGGATTTTGTTAATCGTCCATTTTATACTGGGAATAAGGTAATTGATAATTTAATTCCTATTGGTAAAGGACAAAGAGAGTTAATTATAGGGGATAATGGGCTGGGGAAAAGCGCTTTGGTTTTAGATATTATTATTAATCAAAGGGATAAAAACGTTCGTTGTATCTATGTATTGATTGGTCAAAAGCGATCGACAATTAGCAATACGATTCAAATATTAAAAGACGCTAAGGCTTTGGAATACACGACAGTTGTTGTGGCACAAGCCACCGCTTTACCTGGCCTACTGTATCTGGCTCCCTTTGCCGGTTGTGCAATAGCAGAAAACTGGATGAGCAAAGGATTTGATACTCTTGTTGTCTATGATGATTTGAGTGCCCATGCGAACAGTTATCGAGAGCTTTCCCTTTTACTGCGCAGACCTCCTGGACGCGAAGCCTTTCCTGCAGATATTTTTTATCTTCATTCACGTTTGTTAGAGCGCTCCACTTGCTTGTCTGCTGAAATGGGAGGGGGGAGCATGACCGCTCTTCCTATTATTGAAACTAAAGAAGGGGAGATTGCTACTTATATTCCTACCAATCTGATCTCCATAACCGATGGGCAAATATTTTTTGATGAAAAGCTATTTTCTTCCGGATTTTTCCCGGCGATTGATATAACAAAATCTGTTTCTCGAGTAGGTGGTAAAGCCCAAAATCCACAAATTAAAAAAGAAGCTGGCCGAATGAAGCTCGATTACATGCAATTTCTTGAATTGGAGATTTTCACACGCTTTGGTGCCAAACTGGAACCTAAAATGCAGGAACAAATTCAAAAGGGCCGTATTTTAAGAGAAATACTGAAGCAGGATCGTTTTGTCCCTTTATCTATTGAATTTCAATTGGCCTGGCTGATTGCCTATAATGACGGATTATTCGATCAACTTGCTTTAGAAGATATCCCAACCATTCTGCAAAAACTCGAGTATGAAGTAAACAAAGGCGATCTTTCTTTAGTGAATCAACGAGAAGAATGGAGCCATGCATTGCATTCTTGGTTGGGGCTTACATGA